In Methanomicrobiales archaeon, the following are encoded in one genomic region:
- the rpl7ae gene encoding 50S ribosomal protein L7Ae translates to MPKVFEKFDVPEELQNKALEALEIARDTGKIKKGSNETTKAIERGIAQLVIIGKDVQPEEIVLHLPMLCEEKKVSYVYVERQNDIGAASGLEVGSAAAAIVKPGKAKEIVEEITKKVAALRT, encoded by the coding sequence ATGCCGAAAGTATTCGAAAAATTTGACGTTCCCGAGGAGCTCCAGAACAAGGCGCTCGAGGCTCTTGAGATAGCGCGGGATACCGGCAAGATCAAGAAAGGTTCCAATGAGACCACCAAGGCAATCGAGCGCGGGATCGCCCAGCTCGTGATCATCGGCAAAGACGTGCAGCCGGAGGAGATCGTGCTGCACCTGCCCATGCTCTGCGAAGAGAAGAAGGTCTCCTACGTCTACGTTGAGCGGCAGAACGATATCGGAGCCGCGAGCGGACTTGAGGTTGGTTCGGCTGCTGCAGCCATCGTCAAGCCCGGGAAGGCGAAGGAGATCGTGGAAGAGATCACGAAGAAGGTCGCCGCGCTGCGGACGTGA
- a CDS encoding metal-dependent hydrolase — MKGGHHVFLSLCTAAAMLAPAIGVLPLPALGAVLAGIFVGSLAPDADAADASIYHVRRGRLGPLLPLFGYTIRYLIYYPLTCVFRIVFGSRARPRHRGLLHSAVGVALASLLLTLYIRLILLGLGLPGDSILTLFGAGFFGGCILHLLEDSCTPMGVAWWFPFRTTRLTGGIRTRSGDLRPLLFGIALALAAAFLLAAPEMPTLLQNPVAGAAVAIVLWSVFLAAAGVHRLT; from the coding sequence ATGAAGGGGGGGCACCACGTCTTTTTGAGCCTCTGCACCGCCGCGGCGATGCTCGCCCCGGCGATCGGCGTCCTGCCGCTGCCCGCCCTGGGTGCGGTGCTCGCCGGCATCTTCGTCGGTTCCCTGGCTCCGGATGCCGACGCGGCGGATGCATCCATATACCACGTCAGACGGGGGCGGCTGGGGCCTCTCCTCCCCCTGTTCGGCTACACGATCCGCTACCTCATCTACTATCCCCTGACCTGCGTCTTCCGCATCGTCTTCGGAAGCCGGGCTCGCCCCCGCCACCGCGGGCTGCTGCACTCCGCCGTCGGCGTTGCCCTCGCCAGCCTGCTGCTCACCCTCTACATCCGCCTGATCCTGCTGGGCCTCGGGCTCCCCGGCGACAGCATCCTGACCCTGTTCGGCGCGGGGTTCTTCGGCGGATGCATCCTGCACCTTCTGGAGGACTCCTGCACGCCGATGGGGGTCGCCTGGTGGTTTCCGTTCCGCACCACCCGGTTGACGGGGGGGATCCGCACGCGGAGCGGGGACCTCCGTCCGCTCCTGTTCGGGATCGCCCTCGCTCTGGCAGCGGCGTTCCTGCTGGCGGCTCCGGAAATGCCGACTCTCCTGCAGAATCCGGTGGCGGGGGCGGCAGTCGCCATCGTGCTCTGGTCCGTCTTTCTCGCCGCGGCGGGTGTGCACCGCTTGACCTGA
- a CDS encoding LysE family transporter, with amino-acid sequence MLSVMLASLVIGFSGAVAPGPMTAYVIGAAHERPLPAAALLVLGHGILEALVVAAIAFGVQTVPFLEGIALAGSAVLVFFGIQQFRSTGEVGGSLPLGHRPFVFGVTATLSNPYWWIWWLTFGAGFLALNPEPIPFYVGHIGADLVWYIALSLIVARSAGFLGVHYAKVVKASGIAMMLFGLYYALSIFWA; translated from the coding sequence GTGCTTAGCGTGATGCTTGCGTCGCTCGTCATCGGGTTCAGCGGGGCGGTCGCCCCCGGTCCGATGACGGCCTACGTGATCGGCGCGGCGCACGAGCGGCCGCTCCCTGCGGCCGCTCTCCTGGTCCTGGGCCACGGGATCCTGGAGGCTCTGGTGGTGGCGGCGATCGCGTTCGGCGTGCAGACGGTCCCCTTCCTGGAGGGGATCGCGCTCGCCGGCTCCGCCGTGCTCGTTTTCTTCGGGATCCAGCAGTTCCGGAGCACGGGCGAGGTCGGCGGCTCACTCCCGCTGGGGCACCGCCCGTTCGTCTTCGGGGTGACCGCCACGCTCTCGAACCCCTACTGGTGGATCTGGTGGCTCACGTTCGGGGCGGGATTCCTCGCCCTCAACCCGGAGCCGATTCCGTTCTACGTCGGGCATATCGGCGCGGATCTCGTCTGGTACATCGCACTCTCCCTCATCGTCGCCCGCAGTGCAGGGTTTCTCGGGGTTCACTACGCAAAAGTGGTGAAGGCCAGCGGCATCGCCATGATGCTCTTTGGCCTCTACTATGCCCTCTCTATTTTCTGGGCTTGA
- a CDS encoding 30S ribosomal protein S28e, which yields MADDGTPAEVVEVIGSTGMHGEAMQVKCRVLDGPNKGRIITRNTVGPIREGDVLMLLETEREAKKLSKR from the coding sequence ATGGCAGACGATGGAACCCCGGCGGAAGTGGTCGAGGTGATCGGCAGCACCGGCATGCACGGCGAGGCGATGCAGGTGAAGTGCCGGGTGCTGGACGGTCCCAACAAGGGGCGCATCATCACGCGGAACACGGTGGGTCCGATCCGCGAGGGGGATGTGCTGATGCTCCTGGAGACGGAGCGCGAGGCGAAGAAGCTCTCGAAACGGTGA
- a CDS encoding nitrilase-related carbon-nitrogen hydrolase: protein MSVRVCIAQFAFAWEDPDRALVRAEGMVRQAAERGAALIAFPEQFATGWSPRSAHSAEGIDGRIVSTLRRYAGEYGIAILGSFPEAGHPLPRNTCVAIGADGALLGTYAKIHLFSPGGEPAHYAAGERLLLFTVGGVRFGVAICYDLRFPELFRLYAEAGAECVLVPAAWPCSRIEAWELLLRVRALENQFYAGGINGSGETPVDRYCGGSVAADPVGSVLVRGGAGEEQLDFSVDPAAVARTRRRMPVERDRREDVYLRLRREWQRGGR, encoded by the coding sequence ATGAGCGTCAGGGTCTGCATCGCCCAGTTCGCCTTCGCCTGGGAGGATCCCGATCGGGCGCTCGTTCGGGCGGAGGGCATGGTTCGCCAGGCGGCGGAGCGGGGCGCCGCCCTGATCGCGTTTCCGGAGCAGTTTGCCACGGGGTGGTCCCCGCGATCGGCGCATTCTGCCGAGGGGATCGACGGGCGGATCGTCTCGACGCTTCGCCGCTATGCCGGGGAGTATGGCATCGCCATCCTGGGATCGTTTCCCGAGGCGGGCCATCCCCTGCCGCGGAACACCTGCGTCGCCATCGGCGCGGACGGCGCTCTGCTCGGGACGTACGCCAAGATCCACCTCTTCTCCCCCGGCGGGGAGCCGGCGCACTATGCAGCGGGTGAGCGCCTGCTGCTCTTCACGGTCGGGGGCGTGCGGTTCGGCGTCGCCATCTGCTACGACCTCCGCTTCCCCGAGCTCTTCCGGCTCTACGCGGAGGCGGGCGCGGAGTGCGTGCTGGTGCCGGCCGCCTGGCCCTGCAGCCGGATCGAGGCGTGGGAGCTCCTGCTTCGCGTGCGGGCGCTGGAGAACCAGTTTTACGCGGGCGGCATCAACGGCAGCGGCGAGACGCCGGTCGATCGGTACTGCGGCGGCTCGGTTGCAGCCGATCCGGTCGGCTCGGTCCTCGTGCGGGGAGGCGCGGGGGAGGAGCAGCTGGACTTCAGCGTGGATCCCGCGGCTGTCGCCCGCACGCGCCGCAGGATGCCCGTGGAGCGGGACCGGCGCGAGGATGTCTATCTCCGCCTGAGGCGGGAATGGCAGCGGGGAGGCCGATGA
- a CDS encoding DUF5803 family protein, which yields MLENGTACTAIVEVSGRSEYSFVEPGLLGERIPQTVSNITLSNATCDSCPFTTPRPSTIAFPPGNYTISYTAPIRDNHIQGTFEEPYRVQVFLPAHFDVRNPFLGVVGGGGEIEEQNGSLRIHWNATRAFEVRFYDRPRELLLIGFGTIWVSALIIFLVPYLLTRRGGRRA from the coding sequence GTGCTGGAGAACGGGACCGCCTGCACCGCGATCGTGGAGGTTTCGGGCCGCTCCGAGTACTCCTTCGTGGAGCCCGGGCTCCTGGGCGAACGGATACCCCAGACGGTCTCGAACATCACCCTCTCGAACGCGACCTGCGATTCCTGCCCCTTCACCACCCCGCGCCCCTCCACGATCGCGTTCCCGCCGGGGAACTACACCATCTCCTACACCGCCCCGATCCGGGACAACCATATCCAGGGCACGTTCGAGGAGCCGTACCGGGTGCAGGTCTTCCTGCCGGCGCACTTCGACGTGCGGAACCCGTTCCTGGGCGTCGTCGGCGGCGGGGGGGAGATCGAGGAGCAGAACGGATCCCTGCGGATCCACTGGAACGCGACGCGGGCCTTCGAGGTGCGGTTCTACGACCGCCCCCGCGAACTGCTCCTGATCGGGTTCGGGACCATCTGGGTGAGCGCGCTCATCATCTTCCTGGTCCCCTACCTGCTCACGCGGAGGGGCGGACGCCGTGCTTAG
- a CDS encoding DUF2298 domain-containing protein yields the protein MIESQFLYVVSWLAVVKLLQIAVFPPLERAFPRFGYAIAYPASILLFTLGSWYLGLLALPIPLVLLPFAALLGLNLYQRAYSRDSLRENLAWDGIFLVGFLFMLSLRFVNPTISFAEKFMDHAFLASVMRSPVVPPLDPWYAGGTLEVYYYLGYWTMGCLGILSGAPSSVTFNLALPTVFALSAVGLVLIGQILVPRFRWLPVLALLLPNPSFFYHLLLGEGMQTVLWESTRTIANTINEYPFFSFLWGDVHPHVMSIFNQVFLLALLAYAYTAWGRLRDGGRWILAGLAALSLGSMPGINTWDVLIYAPITVLVGILVWRRYRETPRDWSAARFLLAVPPLAILLYLPFYLQLETQGIQGVHLVPTPSEPLPFLLVHGFFLAVFYLHAARDLGKRPYLALAAAPLLLAGYAAAAIAAVPLALLLVRKGRTLPEWLAVCALALTILCEVIYFRDNMGDVYYRMNTVFKCYVPAWLLMSVSAFSLIGGHLPKVLPARDLPIPCRRALGGIAVIGLLLLPFLLNVNFGPGTGTLDGLEYLEFTNPGDAEAIAFLRTLPVGDRIVEAEGGDYTYFSRISSFSGIPAVIGQPFHEHMWRGDAGRVAERAMDVRAIYERADLAVPLMRKYNATLLYVGAAERERYQVNIPESEFTAIYDRGGVAIYRLPY from the coding sequence GTGATTGAATCGCAGTTCCTCTACGTGGTCTCCTGGCTGGCGGTCGTAAAACTCCTGCAGATCGCCGTATTCCCCCCGCTCGAGCGGGCATTTCCGCGGTTCGGATACGCGATCGCCTACCCGGCGTCCATCCTGCTCTTCACCCTGGGATCCTGGTACCTGGGGCTGCTCGCCCTCCCCATCCCCCTCGTCCTGCTCCCCTTTGCCGCCCTCCTCGGTCTGAACCTCTACCAGAGGGCCTACAGCCGCGATAGCCTGCGGGAGAACCTGGCGTGGGACGGGATCTTTTTGGTCGGCTTCCTGTTCATGCTCTCCCTCCGCTTCGTCAACCCCACCATCTCCTTTGCAGAGAAGTTCATGGACCACGCCTTCCTGGCGTCGGTGATGCGCAGCCCCGTCGTGCCCCCCCTCGACCCCTGGTACGCCGGCGGCACCCTCGAGGTCTACTACTACCTCGGCTACTGGACGATGGGGTGCCTGGGAATCCTGAGCGGCGCCCCCTCCTCCGTCACGTTCAACCTGGCCCTGCCGACCGTCTTTGCCCTCTCCGCCGTCGGCCTCGTCCTCATCGGGCAGATCCTCGTCCCCCGCTTCCGCTGGCTTCCGGTCCTCGCCCTCCTGCTGCCCAATCCATCGTTCTTCTACCACCTGCTCCTCGGCGAGGGAATGCAGACGGTCCTCTGGGAGAGCACCCGCACCATCGCGAACACCATCAACGAGTATCCCTTCTTCTCGTTCCTCTGGGGGGATGTGCACCCCCACGTGATGAGCATCTTCAACCAGGTCTTCCTCCTGGCGCTGCTGGCCTATGCCTATACGGCATGGGGGCGGCTCCGGGACGGGGGTCGGTGGATCCTGGCCGGGCTTGCCGCGCTCTCGCTGGGCTCCATGCCGGGCATCAACACCTGGGACGTGCTGATCTACGCCCCGATCACGGTTCTCGTGGGGATTCTCGTCTGGAGACGCTACCGGGAGACGCCCCGTGACTGGTCGGCGGCCCGCTTCCTGCTCGCCGTCCCGCCGCTCGCCATCCTGCTGTATCTCCCCTTCTACCTGCAGCTGGAGACGCAGGGCATCCAGGGCGTCCACCTGGTCCCCACGCCCTCGGAGCCGCTCCCGTTCCTGCTGGTGCACGGCTTCTTCCTGGCCGTATTCTACCTCCATGCCGCGAGAGATCTCGGGAAGCGGCCCTACCTGGCGCTGGCGGCCGCCCCCCTGCTCCTGGCGGGGTACGCGGCGGCCGCGATCGCGGCCGTGCCCCTCGCCCTCCTGCTCGTGCGGAAGGGGAGGACCCTGCCGGAGTGGCTTGCCGTCTGCGCCCTCGCCCTCACCATCCTGTGCGAGGTGATCTACTTCAGGGACAACATGGGGGACGTCTACTACCGCATGAACACCGTCTTCAAGTGCTACGTCCCCGCCTGGCTGCTGATGTCAGTCTCCGCGTTCAGCCTGATCGGCGGCCACCTTCCGAAGGTCCTGCCCGCGCGGGATCTCCCGATCCCCTGCCGCCGCGCCCTGGGCGGGATCGCGGTGATCGGGCTGCTTCTCCTCCCGTTCCTCCTGAACGTGAACTTCGGACCCGGAACCGGCACGCTGGACGGGCTGGAGTACCTGGAGTTCACCAATCCGGGGGATGCAGAGGCGATCGCCTTCCTGCGCACCCTCCCGGTCGGGGATCGGATCGTGGAGGCCGAGGGGGGCGACTACACCTACTTCTCCCGCATCTCATCGTTCAGCGGCATTCCCGCCGTCATCGGCCAGCCCTTCCACGAGCACATGTGGCGGGGGGACGCGGGGCGCGTGGCAGAACGCGCCATGGACGTGCGCGCCATCTACGAGCGGGCGGATCTTGCGGTTCCGCTGATGCGGAAGTACAACGCAACGCTCCTCTACGTGGGGGCGGCGGAGCGGGAGCGCTACCAGGTGAACATACCCGAGTCCGAGTTCACGGCCATCTACGATCGGGGCGGTGTCGCGATCTACCGCCTCCCGTACTAG
- a CDS encoding 50S ribosomal protein L24e produces MVEMRTCSFCGGALEPGTGKMFVRRDGTIFYFCSSKCQSNYKLGRFPRRVAWTQAGRRARGKE; encoded by the coding sequence ATGGTTGAGATGAGAACCTGCAGCTTCTGCGGTGGTGCCCTGGAGCCGGGCACCGGGAAGATGTTCGTGCGGCGGGACGGCACGATCTTCTATTTCTGCAGCTCCAAATGCCAGAGCAACTATAAACTCGGGCGGTTTCCGAGACGGGTGGCCTGGACGCAGGCCGGAAGAAGGGCTCGCGGAAAGGAGTGA
- the thrC gene encoding threonine synthase translates to MYRLVCVHCRASFPPDEIVYTCSRCGHLLAVEYDLDALSPDRARMQRTPLSVWRYRDLLPVRIEPVTLQEGGTPLYPLKRLGEEMGLPRLYAKHEGMNPSGSFKDRGMTVGVSMALQLNKKMVACASTGNTSASLAVYAAKAGIPAVVLLPSGKVALGKVAQALIHGAKAITIRGNFDRALEMVHELCLSHGLYLLNSINPFRLEGQKTIGFEVIDQLGGVPDRIVLPVGNAGNISAIHKGLLEYRELGWIDHLPRMTGIQAEGSRPVVDAIERNYPEVIAEPHPETVATAIRIGAPVNAEKALAAIRTTGGAAASVSDAEILRMQRELAAKEGIGVEPASAASVAGVRRLVEMGVIDRDERVVCVVTGHLLKDPETVIRQCEPPREIDADQRSLLSVLGL, encoded by the coding sequence ATGTACCGTCTCGTCTGCGTCCACTGCAGAGCATCCTTTCCGCCGGATGAGATCGTGTATACCTGCAGCCGCTGCGGGCACCTCCTGGCGGTGGAGTACGATCTGGATGCCCTGTCGCCGGACCGGGCCCGCATGCAGCGGACTCCCCTCTCCGTATGGCGATACCGCGACCTCCTGCCCGTGCGGATCGAACCGGTGACCCTGCAGGAGGGCGGAACCCCCCTCTACCCCTTGAAGCGCCTGGGCGAGGAGATGGGGCTGCCCCGCCTCTACGCCAAGCACGAGGGCATGAACCCCTCCGGGTCGTTCAAGGACCGCGGAATGACCGTCGGAGTGAGCATGGCGCTGCAGCTGAACAAGAAGATGGTCGCCTGCGCGAGCACGGGCAACACGTCCGCAAGCCTTGCCGTCTACGCCGCGAAGGCGGGAATCCCTGCGGTCGTCCTCCTGCCGAGCGGAAAGGTCGCCCTCGGCAAGGTGGCCCAGGCGCTGATCCACGGGGCGAAGGCGATCACCATCCGCGGCAACTTCGATCGGGCGCTCGAGATGGTGCACGAGCTCTGCCTCTCCCACGGGCTCTACCTGCTGAACTCCATCAACCCCTTCCGTCTGGAGGGTCAGAAGACGATCGGGTTCGAGGTGATCGATCAGCTGGGGGGCGTTCCGGACCGGATCGTGCTCCCCGTGGGCAACGCCGGCAACATCTCCGCCATCCACAAGGGCCTGCTGGAGTACCGCGAGCTGGGCTGGATCGACCACCTTCCGCGGATGACCGGCATCCAGGCGGAAGGATCCCGCCCGGTGGTGGACGCGATCGAGCGGAACTACCCCGAAGTGATCGCCGAACCGCATCCCGAGACGGTGGCGACCGCCATCCGCATCGGGGCGCCGGTGAACGCCGAGAAGGCGCTCGCCGCCATCCGGACCACGGGAGGTGCGGCGGCATCGGTGAGCGATGCGGAGATCCTGCGCATGCAGCGGGAACTGGCCGCGAAGGAGGGCATCGGCGTCGAGCCCGCCTCCGCGGCGTCGGTGGCCGGCGTGCGGAGACTGGTGGAGATGGGTGTGATCGACAGGGACGAACGGGTGGTCTGCGTGGTGACCGGCCACCTGCTGAAGGACCCGGAGACCGTGATCAGGCAATGCGAGCCCCCCCGGGAGATCGACGCGGACCAGCGCTCCTTGCTCTCTGTATTGGGCTTATAG
- the ndk gene encoding nucleoside-diphosphate kinase, translating into MDRTFVMVKPDGVQRALVGEVVSRLERKGLKLVGAKLAQLTEAQVTEQYREHREKPFFPGLRAYILSGPVFAMVWEGKNAVPIVRRVIGATNPAEANPGTIRGDLGMETGKNIVHASDSPESAAREIPIHFRPEELVTYRRADEPVLYEYPE; encoded by the coding sequence TTGGACCGCACCTTTGTGATGGTCAAACCCGACGGCGTCCAGCGCGCCCTCGTCGGCGAGGTGGTATCCCGCCTGGAGAGGAAGGGGCTGAAGCTGGTCGGAGCCAAGCTGGCGCAACTCACGGAGGCGCAGGTGACCGAGCAGTACCGCGAGCACCGCGAGAAGCCGTTCTTCCCGGGTCTCCGCGCTTACATCCTCTCCGGACCGGTATTCGCCATGGTCTGGGAGGGGAAGAACGCGGTTCCCATCGTGCGGCGGGTGATCGGGGCTACGAACCCTGCAGAGGCGAACCCGGGCACGATCCGGGGGGATCTGGGCATGGAGACGGGGAAGAACATCGTCCATGCCTCGGACTCGCCCGAGAGCGCCGCCCGGGAGATCCCGATCCACTTCCGCCCGGAGGAGCTGGTGACCTACCGCCGGGCGGATGAACCGGTCCTGTACGAATACCCGGAATAA
- the porB gene encoding pyruvate synthase subunit PorB — MAVDRSLELFECGHRACPGCGPALTARLVLKAAGANTIIVAPTGCLEVFSTPYPETAWKVPWIHSLFENAAAVASGVEAALRKQGRDEKVVVIGGDGATIDIGMLCISGAFDRGHDFTYICYDNEAYMNTGIQRSGATPLDASTTTSPAGKCSLGNRRPKKDMPQIMAAHGAPYVATTSVAYPTDLMNKVERAINTPGPSYVQIHAPCCTGWGFDGSQTIAIGKLAVETALWVMYEMVDGEVTRAKKVVRKPVEEYLKEQKRFRHLFKPQRRDEEIAKIQAIADRNAEKFGIDIKPRK; from the coding sequence ATGGCGGTCGACAGAAGCCTCGAGCTCTTCGAGTGCGGGCACCGGGCCTGTCCGGGCTGCGGGCCGGCACTGACGGCGCGGCTCGTGCTGAAGGCGGCAGGGGCGAACACGATCATCGTTGCCCCCACGGGCTGCCTGGAGGTCTTCTCCACGCCCTACCCGGAGACGGCGTGGAAGGTCCCCTGGATCCACTCCCTCTTCGAGAACGCGGCGGCCGTCGCCTCGGGTGTCGAGGCGGCGTTGCGGAAGCAGGGGAGGGACGAGAAGGTGGTGGTGATCGGAGGGGACGGCGCCACCATCGATATCGGGATGCTCTGCATCAGCGGGGCGTTCGATCGGGGGCACGACTTCACTTACATCTGCTACGACAACGAAGCCTACATGAACACCGGCATCCAGCGCTCGGGTGCCACGCCCCTGGATGCGAGCACCACCACCAGCCCCGCGGGGAAGTGCTCCCTCGGGAACCGCCGACCCAAGAAGGATATGCCCCAGATCATGGCCGCCCACGGTGCCCCCTACGTGGCCACCACCTCGGTCGCCTATCCGACCGACCTGATGAACAAGGTGGAGCGGGCGATCAACACCCCGGGACCGTCGTACGTGCAGATCCATGCGCCCTGCTGCACCGGCTGGGGGTTCGATGGCTCCCAGACGATCGCGATCGGCAAGCTGGCGGTCGAGACCGCCCTCTGGGTGATGTACGAGATGGTGGACGGGGAGGTCACCCGGGCAAAGAAGGTGGTGCGAAAACCCGTCGAGGAGTATTTAAAGGAACAGAAACGGTTCCGCCATCTCTTCAAGCCCCAGCGGCGGGACGAGGAGATTGCCAAAATCCAGGCGATCGCAGACCGCAACGCCGAGAAGTTCGGCATCGACATCAAGCCCAGAAAATAG
- a CDS encoding lysylphosphatidylglycerol synthase transmembrane domain-containing protein, with the protein MYRNVSAIILSTLIALGIIGYMLFRVWDQLLLTLEHAVPLYLVVAVAICLCAWLLRGMRYRSILRGLEVYVDLVFSTASIFISQTANLIVPARLGDLVRIFILKHEEKATYSRGVSSLLVERVFDILMVAVLGIVALPFALDVPPWFYTVLIVPLLGGGAFFIGLVLLGRFEAKHRFLVLLLEMLDQVREASLNLRSFLSFGTSSILIWILDVLVCYAVVLMFQESIPFVVVVLAIVIGNLVKAVPITPGGVGTYEASLAATFVLAGTPEPTAILIAVVDHLIKNAVTLVGGVGSIYLFGGWALSVLRNAVTKRLRREDLFGD; encoded by the coding sequence ATGTATCGGAACGTTAGCGCCATTATTCTCTCCACCCTGATCGCCCTCGGGATCATCGGCTACATGCTCTTCCGGGTCTGGGACCAGCTCCTCCTGACCCTGGAGCACGCCGTCCCCCTCTACCTCGTCGTGGCGGTGGCGATCTGCCTGTGCGCCTGGCTGCTGCGGGGCATGCGGTACCGCTCCATCCTCCGCGGCCTGGAGGTCTACGTGGATCTGGTCTTCTCCACCGCCAGCATCTTCATCAGCCAGACGGCGAACCTGATCGTGCCGGCGCGCCTGGGGGATCTGGTGCGGATCTTCATCCTGAAGCACGAGGAGAAGGCGACCTACTCCCGGGGCGTATCCTCCCTGCTGGTGGAGCGGGTCTTCGATATCCTGATGGTGGCGGTGCTCGGGATCGTCGCCCTGCCCTTCGCCCTCGACGTGCCCCCCTGGTTCTACACCGTGCTCATCGTTCCGCTCCTGGGCGGCGGGGCCTTCTTCATCGGGCTGGTGCTGCTCGGACGGTTCGAGGCGAAGCACCGGTTCCTCGTGCTGCTGCTGGAGATGCTCGACCAGGTGCGGGAGGCATCCCTGAACCTCCGATCCTTCCTCAGCTTCGGGACTTCATCGATTCTCATCTGGATCCTGGACGTGCTGGTCTGCTATGCGGTGGTGCTGATGTTTCAGGAGTCCATCCCCTTCGTCGTCGTTGTACTGGCCATCGTGATCGGGAACCTCGTCAAGGCGGTGCCGATCACGCCCGGGGGCGTCGGCACGTACGAGGCCAGCCTTGCAGCCACCTTCGTGCTGGCCGGGACCCCGGAGCCGACCGCCATTCTCATCGCGGTGGTCGACCACCTGATCAAGAACGCGGTCACGCTGGTCGGGGGCGTGGGATCGATCTACCTCTTCGGCGGATGGGCACTCTCGGTGCTGCGGAACGCCGTGACGAAACGGTTGCGGAGGGAAGACCTCTTTGGTGATTGA
- a CDS encoding glycosyltransferase family 2 protein → MPEVEVTAVLPVYNDRRSLEAAIPASIRTLSGVGGSFELIVAEDGSTDGSAEAVERAMASDPRIRLLHSDERQGRGKALARAIGEARGTIVCYYDVDLATDMRHLEELIGAIRRGYDMATGSRLLRESDVARSGDREFASRGYNLLVRTILGSRLHDHQCGFKAFNRSRILPLLPRVRAEHWFWDTEILVRGQREGFTVFEFPVRWRAGRGTTVRAKDVFEMGSAILDLWWRLHVSER, encoded by the coding sequence ATGCCTGAAGTGGAAGTGACGGCAGTCCTGCCGGTCTACAACGACCGGCGGTCCCTGGAGGCGGCGATCCCCGCGTCCATCCGCACACTCTCCGGGGTCGGCGGGTCCTTCGAACTGATCGTCGCCGAGGACGGGAGCACCGACGGGAGCGCGGAAGCCGTGGAGCGGGCGATGGCCTCCGATCCGCGGATCCGCCTCCTGCACAGCGACGAGAGGCAGGGGCGGGGAAAGGCCCTCGCCCGTGCGATCGGCGAGGCCCGGGGCACGATCGTCTGCTACTACGACGTCGACCTCGCCACCGACATGCGCCACCTGGAGGAGCTGATCGGCGCCATCCGCCGGGGGTACGACATGGCCACGGGATCCCGCCTGCTGCGCGAGAGCGACGTGGCCCGATCGGGGGACCGCGAGTTCGCCAGCCGGGGCTACAACCTGCTCGTGCGGACGATCCTGGGGAGCCGGCTGCACGACCACCAGTGCGGGTTCAAGGCCTTCAACCGAAGCCGCATCCTCCCGCTGCTGCCCCGGGTGCGGGCGGAGCACTGGTTCTGGGACACCGAGATCCTGGTGCGGGGGCAGAGAGAGGGGTTCACGGTCTTCGAGTTCCCCGTGCGCTGGCGGGCCGGGCGAGGCACGACCGTACGCGCAAAGGACGTCTTCGAGATGGGATCGGCAATCCTGGACCTGTGGTGGCGGCTGCATGTATCGGAACGTTAG